Proteins encoded within one genomic window of bacterium:
- a CDS encoding GAF domain-containing protein encodes MSDYADLLAKARPIAEADLRSEDKMQAVTALLAANVEGFDCVAFFLVDPDNPRQLLIGPRSGATLSPTHIAIGQGVCGQVAEHAITIVVDDVTQELNYLPGHPDTRSEIVLPVFRSGQVVAELDVNSFQLARFGPEERLFLEELCLLLTDRI; translated from the coding sequence GTGAGCGATTACGCAGATCTGCTGGCCAAGGCCCGCCCCATCGCCGAGGCGGACCTGCGCTCCGAAGACAAGATGCAGGCGGTCACCGCGCTGCTCGCCGCGAACGTCGAGGGCTTCGACTGCGTCGCTTTCTTCCTGGTCGACCCCGACAACCCGCGACAGCTCCTCATCGGACCGCGCAGCGGCGCCACGCTCTCCCCGACGCACATCGCGATCGGCCAGGGCGTCTGCGGGCAGGTCGCCGAGCACGCCATCACGATCGTCGTGGACGACGTCACGCAGGAATTGAACTACCTGCCCGGCCACCCGGACACGCGCAGCGAGATCGTGCTGCCGGTCTTCCGCTCCGGCCAGGTCGTCGCCGAACTGGACGTCAATTCCTTCCAGCTCGCCCGCTTCGGCCCGGAGGAAAGGCTCTTCCTCGAAGAACTGTGCCTCCTGCTGACCGACCGGATCTGA